The DNA region AGTATGATCCCTTGTGAAAACAAGCCTTCCCGGCTTATAATACCCCCATGGGCAAACGTAAACCCGACAACCCCGTGCTTCCCGAAGATGATATCCCCCCGGGGACTTTACCCCCCGGCCTGCTCCACCCCGAGGCCATGGAAGAGGATACCCGGGACTACTCCCTTCGCCCCCGGAGCCTGAAGGAATTCCTGGGCCAGGCGGCTATGAAGGAAAACCTGGAAGTTTTCATCCGCGCAGCCAAGGAACGGAAGGAAAACCTGGATCACCTGTTTTTGATAGGCCCCCCGGGACTGGGCAAAACCACCCTTGCCCAGGTAATAGCCAACGAACTGGAAACCGAAATCGTCCAGACTTCAGCGCCGGCCCTGGAAAAGCCCAAGGACCTGGTAGGGATACTCACCAGCCTGAAAGAACGGAACGTCTTTTTTATCGACGAAATTCACCGGCTCAAACCGGCTATCGAGGAAATGCTCTATATCGCAATGGAGGACTACGGGATCGACTGGATCATCGGCCAGGGGCCCGGGGCGCGGACCCTGCGGATCCCCATCAAGCCCTTTACCCTGATCGGGGCCACCACCAAGGCGGGGAATGTTTCCAGCCCCCTGGTGAGCCGCTTCGGCATACCCTGCCGGTTTTCCTTTTATGAACACGCAGACATGGAGGCCATAGTCCGTCGATCCGCAGGGATACTGGAGACAAAGATCGACGATGACGCGGCAGCCCTGTTGGCGGCCTCGGCCCGGGGCACTCCCCGGGTGGCGAACCGGCTCCTGCGGCGCATGCGGGACTTTGCCCAGGTGGCCGGGGCGGCTTCAATCACAAAAAAAGTGGTAGCAGAAGGACTGCGCCGGCTGGAAATAGATCACCTGGGCCTGGAAAAACAGGACCGGGAAATCCTGGCCATGATCATCAAGCGCTACAACGGGGGCCCTGTGGGCGCAGAAACCCTGGCGATCTCCATGG from Treponema primitia ZAS-2 includes:
- the ruvB gene encoding Holliday junction branch migration DNA helicase RuvB, giving the protein MEEDTRDYSLRPRSLKEFLGQAAMKENLEVFIRAAKERKENLDHLFLIGPPGLGKTTLAQVIANELETEIVQTSAPALEKPKDLVGILTSLKERNVFFIDEIHRLKPAIEEMLYIAMEDYGIDWIIGQGPGARTLRIPIKPFTLIGATTKAGNVSSPLVSRFGIPCRFSFYEHADMEAIVRRSAGILETKIDDDAAALLAASARGTPRVANRLLRRMRDFAQVAGAASITKKVVAEGLRRLEIDHLGLEKQDREILAMIIKRYNGGPVGAETLAISMGEGVDTLEDYYEPYLIQAGLLQRTPRGRMATAQAYEHLKLPKGINETNGLLF